Proteins from one Rubripirellula tenax genomic window:
- a CDS encoding DUF2262 domain-containing protein: MNRSVSSAVFGKLKCHRNDRSYSVATSHKGVRVDIHFFCDTDDAIDRLLPLAEKVWRGRVRYFKAFREYAVTELLELLNGFLDCGEDNPPQVSATKLRKVLAVPYSITFMLSGNDYEDEFFEITGGDSPCLHEHCLTVSFDGDGRIVDGDARSLF; this comes from the coding sequence ATGAATCGCAGCGTTTCATCAGCGGTCTTCGGCAAACTGAAGTGTCACCGCAATGACAGATCTTATTCCGTCGCAACAAGCCACAAGGGCGTGCGGGTTGATATTCACTTCTTCTGTGACACAGATGATGCGATCGACCGACTTCTTCCTCTAGCTGAGAAGGTTTGGCGTGGCCGTGTTCGATACTTCAAAGCTTTCCGTGAATACGCTGTTACGGAATTGCTTGAACTTCTGAATGGTTTTCTCGACTGCGGTGAAGACAATCCGCCACAAGTATCGGCTACGAAACTACGCAAGGTGCTTGCTGTGCCATACTCGATTACTTTCATGCTTTCTGGTAATGATTACGAAGACGAGTTTTTCGAGATCACTGGTGGTGATTCACCTTGCCTGCATGAACACTGCCTGACGGTATCTTTTGATGGCGACGGCCGAATTGTCGATGGCGACGCGAGATCCCTGTTCTGA